The genomic interval NNNNNNNNNNNNNNNNNNNNNNNNNNNNNNNNNNNNNNNNNNNNNNNNNNNNNNNNNNNNNNNNNNNNNNNNNNNNNNNNNNNNNNNNNNNNNNNNNNNNNNNNNNNNNNNNNNNNNNNNNNNNNNNNNNNNNNNNNNNNNNNNNNNNNNNNNNNNNNNNNNNNNNNNNNNNNNNNNNNNNNNNNNNNNNNNNNNNNNNNNNNNNNNNNNNNNNNNNNNNNNNNNNNNNNNNNNNNNNNNNNNNNNNNNNNNNNNNNNNNNNCTAACTGCTGCTGAAACCAACATCTGCAGAAAGTTGTGAGGATTGTGATTATATCCATACACTCGTATTGCATTGTGGGTAAAATGTACAGTGGGTGTGCttttctttgttgttgtttatttacttaaatataaacttttctTGCTTGTCAATTCATGTGAGTGCCACATCTAATCATGTGTTGTTCACAGGTTTCTTCAGTTCGCTCCAGCAAGTCTGATGATAAGCGGCTTTCCGTATTTACTGGGACAAAAACTCTTCACTTGAGGTGTGTATCTAGAGAAGACAGAGCCATGTGGATTGAAGCCCTGCAGTCTGCAAAAGATCTTTTTCCTAGAGCTCTGACAAGCAGTGATCTTGCAACTCCAGAAGATATTGTAGTTTCGACAGAGAAGCTGCGATCAAGATTATCACAGGAAGGCATAAATGAAGAAATCATTAATGACTGTGAATCTATTATGCTATCTGAAGTCTCATATCTTCAAGGCAAGTTGAAGTTTCTTCAGCAGAAACATGTTATGTTGTTGGACACCTTAAAACAACTGGAGGTATTAATCTTTCCTTTCAAAACATATCTTGGAACATATATTCTGATTCATCATCTACTTTTTGTCATGGATGGTTATAAAATGATAATGGTTACCTGACCTTGCTACAGAGGCAGTTTTTTCCGTTTGATGTTTATGATTTCATTAGCTCAGCAGCTTACCTTGTCTGACTTAAGATTTCAAATATAACTGTGGGCATTAATAACCTAATGTTGAAAGCATTGGATACTTACACTTCTGCACAACTTTCAATTCTACTTTAGCCTTTTAGGAAATTCAAAATGTGAGAAAGGATTTTAAGATGAATGTTCACATTCTTTGCTACATAAAGAATATTGCATTAGAGTATACTGTTGGAACCTCCCTCAGTAATGAAGAGTAATGTTTCTGTCAGGGATATGCTCAATCCTCATATGGATTACTACCTCTATCCCTATGTATAGGACTCCATTCACTAAATCACGAGAATTTAGAAAATCTATATGttgtattaaatttgttaacaaATTGGTATTTATATGTATTGTTATACTATTGatattatagtattttttatggaatttattcaatttatatCTATTTTGATCTATTGGAATTACTGAATCACAAtactattaatattatatgcTGTCAGTGCCTTGTTAAATGATGAAATTCTTATTagccaaaattttaattttctcttaAAATTAATGCAGACGGAGAAAATAGAGTTGGAAACTACTGTAGTAGATGAAACAAAAGAACGCGAGTCATATTGCGGACAAGGAAATAGAAGATTTAGTGGTGAGTATTGTGTTAATTATATTCTCTTAACATGTGTTTTGCCTAACTACCATTATAATGTCTACTTGCACAGAAGTCAATACGAACACCATTTTAGATAGTTGTGTTTATTCTGGTCATGTATTATAAATTCAAGAATCTTGAATATTAATGTCAGCCTGGGATTATAATACTGATAATCTAAGAGCTTTATTTTCCATGTTCTGACATGGTTCACTTATGGGTAGTTGTAGCTTGTACGAAACTACCAACTTACTGTTTTGAATTTTCTATGTTGGTGGCAGTCATCTTACTCCTTGATTTTCCCACTCATGTATCAGATTTCTATTCTGTTATGTCGGAGGGCAGTGCTACAGATTCAGTTGCAGATAATGAAAGCCAAGATGGAGGAGACGCTGAAacagatgatgatgatggaacATATTTTGATACTAATGAGATTTTATATTCAGATGCCTTAAGAAGTGCTTCCTATCGAAGTAGAGAAGGTACGGGAAATGCCAGTATATATGATAGAGATTATATTCTTCATGACAGTTTGCATGGGTTTGAGAAGGCAATTAAAGATATAAGCTATCCTTATGTCAAAAGAAGGGATAATTTACCAGAacagaaagagaaagagaaaccAGTTGGCTTGTGGTCAATTATTAAAGACAATATAGGGAAGGATCTTTCTGGAGTTTGTCTCCCTGTTTATTTTAATGAACCACTCTCTTCATTGCAAAAGTGTTTTGAAGACCTGGAGTACTCAATCCTAGTTGATAGAGCATTGGAGTGGGGAAAGCAGGTCAGGTCCTCAGCTGTGCTTTCTTTTGTCACAAAGCAGTTTTAAAAGCATGATCTCCTATGTTCATTTTGTCAAGGTAGATCATAAGTTTGGTTTACTTTAAGGAAATCGCTGCCTATAAAAATTTCATCCTTCATAAAGCATGACAATTTTCACTTGATCAACATGTAGTGaagtattttatttgtaattcgTCCATTTAGTAGGCCCATCTAATCTGTGctatttttttaccaaattttctatcaatattttttctgttctctctctctctaagaGTGCTTCGAAATTGGatcttaacatttattttttaagccACCACACCCTGGTTCACACTCATTAGAGTAATCATTATTATTAgatgttattattttatcagCATGTAGTGaagtattttatttgtaatacgTCCATTTAGTAGGCCCATTTCATCTGTGCTATTTTTTTACCAAACTTTCTATCAATATATTTTccgttctctctctctctctctctctctctctctctctctctctctctctctctctaagaGTGCTTCGAAATTGGATCTcaacatttgtttttttttatgccACCACACCCTGGTTCACACTCATTAGAGTAATCATTATTATTAGATGTTATTCTACTTCAAAAGTTTCTCATACATGTGGAATAACCGAATAAGGGTTTGTAAAAAGTGTTTTTCAGTTGCATTATGTTGGGTAATCAGTTCCCTAGGGCCTGGAGATTTCATTAATACGTAAATGAGTCAAGCATGTATATTTGCCGTAACCTTTATATCATGTAGGCTTGTAATTGCTGCTGGACTTACTCTACTAGTACTTgatgaaaattaaaatcactTCAATTAGTTACATATTCCGTAGAACTAACTTGACTTTGACACCATGTTTGATATTGATCTTTAGACGCTTGAGTAGACAGGGTTCTAGATAGGCTCTTATACTACTTTTCATAGGACTGTGAGTCCTTACAAAGTATTCTTTGATAGGGCCTTTATGATGTAGTTTGATGTTAAATGTAGTATCATTTGAGTTTCTATCAGCATTGAAAGTTGAGAAAGGAAAATATTCAGTTTTCAAGTGCATgcttgattattttttttcaaaaaaaaatgtgcatgtttgatttcctttaaaAGTGAAAGTTCATGCTTGTTATGTTTCATGTTTATATGCTTAGCTTGTTTGAAATTTATGACTTAAATCAAGGTTTTGCATGGTGCAGGGGAATGAATTGATGAGAATTCTAAATATTGCAGCATTTGCTGTGTCTGGCTATGCGTCCACTCAAGGTCGACAATGTAAACCTTTCAATCCTCTACTTGGGGAGACTTATGAAGCTGACTATCCAGATAAAGGACTGAAGTTTTTTTCTGAGAAGGTAACTGGATTTTTCTTCAACTTTGATTTATGggaattaatcaaatttttaggAAAAAATAGCAATACGAGAAGTCATAAAATTATTGTTTCATCGTTGCCTatccatttttctttaaaaaatgttGGGGAAGGGGGAAATTTCTATTAACCAAAGTGGCACCGACCAATTTACAACTATCCCCGAGGGGATTTGAACTCAGTACCTGGAGGTTACAAACACCTCAAGTATGATTGTTGCCTATCCATTGAACCTGAAAATAGCTGTAATATGTCTATCTTATGCTTCTAATATCATCTAACAAGAAGCTTGCTGCAGGTCAGTCACCATCCAATGATTGTTGCTTGTCACTGTGAGGGAAGAGGATGGAAGTTCTGGGCAGACTCCAATTTGAAAGGAAAGTTTTGGGGGCGATCTATTCAGTTAGATCCTGTGGGCGTTCTCACCCTACAGTTTGAGGACGGTGAAACATTTCAGTGGAGCAAGGTCACCACTTCCATATACAATATTATACTAGGTAAAATTTATTGTGACCACTATGGTACTATGCACATCAAGGGCAGTGGAAACTACTCTTGCAAATTGAAGTTCAAAGAACAATCTATCATAGACCGCAATCCACATCAGGTAGAATTGTAATGGACATAGAGACAGCAATTTCactttgaatataaataaacaattttgattATATAGATATTAATCTTACCCCTTTCTACTATCTTTGTCAAAACATTTTGTTTTTCTCCCCTACTTAATTTCCCAATTAAGTTGACAATCTATGTTCTATTTTCAAAGAAGTGGCAAATAATGCAGTGCAGTGTAAGATATCAGTTGTAACACAACATAAAGTGCTTGTTTGATTGGAAAAATGTTTTCTTTCACTATTAACTACAGATATGTCACA from Cicer arietinum cultivar CDC Frontier isolate Library 1 chromosome 5, Cicar.CDCFrontier_v2.0, whole genome shotgun sequence carries:
- the LOC101506535 gene encoding oxysterol-binding protein-related protein 1D; amino-acid sequence: MNPLCCIAPVSIDRDRGNPVVAKSNSQYQLGLDSSIKTVNSASKSSLSTHDSSIAVDSVKSSSAGLNHDDEDAVHEPRDSKVFAGGNGGGVAGSVAGILYKWVNYGKGWRSRWFVLEDGVLSYYKIHGPDKILTSPAKDRSVRVIGEESLKYTRKANWNLNRASGVVVGGGATKQCKPFGEIHLKVSSVRSSKSDDKRLSVFTGTKTLHLRCVSREDRAMWIEALQSAKDLFPRALTSSDLATPEDIVVSTEKLRSRLSQEGINEEIINDCESIMLSEVSYLQGKLKFLQQKHVMLLDTLKQLETEKIELETTVVDETKERESYCGQGNRRFSDFYSVMSEGSATDSVADNESQDGGDAETDDDDGTYFDTNEILYSDALRSASYRSREGTGNASIYDRDYILHDSLHGFEKAIKDISYPYVKRRDNLPEQKEKEKPVGLWSIIKDNIGKDLSGVCLPVYFNEPLSSLQKCFEDLEYSILVDRALEWGKQGNELMRILNIAAFAVSGYASTQGRQCKPFNPLLGETYEADYPDKGLKFFSEKVSHHPMIVACHCEGRGWKFWADSNLKGKFWGRSIQLDPVGVLTLQFEDGETFQWSKVTTSIYNIILGKIYCDHYGTMHIKGSGNYSCKLKFKEQSIIDRNPHQVHGFVQDNRTGEKVAMLIGKWDEAMYYVLGDPTTKPKGYDPMTEAALLWERDNYVPKTRYNLSPFAISLNEIMPGLLEKLPPTDSRLRPDQRHLENGEYEFANAEKLRLEQLQRQARKMQERGWRPRWFKKDEDGSYRYMGGYWEAREKNHWDGIPDIFGQGCDLPSCSEETLSY